In Phenylobacterium hankyongense, the sequence GCCCAGGGCGCCTTCGGCGACTACGTCCAGGCCTATCCGGACGGGCCGAAGACCCCGGAGGCCCGCTACTGGCTGGGCAAGACGCTGAGCGTCAAAGGCGCCCACGCCGAGGCCGCCGGCGCCTACATCGGCGCGATCCGCGGCTGGCCGCAGACCGCCTGGGCGCCCGACGCGGTGGTCGAGCTCTCCAGGTCCCTGGTGGCGCTGAAGAAGCCCGCCGACGCCTGCCAGACGCTGGCCGAGCTCGGCAAGCGCTACCCCAAGGCCCCGGCCGCCGTGACCGCCCGCGCCGCCGCGGTGCGCGCCCAGGCGAAGTGCTCGTAGCCGAGACCTCGCGCGCCACCCGGCCCGACGCCGCGGGCGACGTTTCCGCGGTCGCCGCAAAGATCCTCGATGAGCGGCTGCTTGCCGCCGGCCCCCGGCCGCTGGCGGTGGCCTTCTCCGGCGGCGGCGATTCCCTCGCCCTGCTGCTCGCCGCCGAGGCCTGGGCGCGCCGCCACGGCCGCGAGCTCCTGGCGCTCACCGTCGACCATCGGCTGCAGCCGCAGAGCCGCGCCTGGACCGAGGCCTGCGCCGCCACCGCCGCGCGGCTCGGGGTGCGCTTCGAGGCCCTGGCCTGGGAGGGCGAGAAGCCGGCGCAGGGCCTGCCCGCCGCCGCCCGCGCCGCCCGCCACCGCCTGCTGGCCGCCGCCGCCCGGCGGGCCGGCGCGCGGGTCATCCTGATCGGCCACACCGCCGACGACCGGCTGGAGGTGAAGGCCATGCGGCAGGCGGGCTCCACCACGCCCGATCCCCGCGTCTGGTCGCCCTCGCCCAGCTGGCCGGAGGGCCGCGGCGTCTTCCTGCTGCGCCCGCTGATCGGCGTGCGGCGCGCCGCGATCCGCCGCTGGCTGAGCGCGCGCGGCGAGGGCTGGATCGACGACCCGGCCAACGACGACCCGCGGTTCGCCCGCGCCCGCGCCCGCCGCGACCTCGGCCCCGACGCCGCCCCCATCGGCGCCGCTGCGCCCGCGCCGCTGGAGCTGGCGCGGCACTGCCGCGCCGGTCCGTCCGACGGGCTCTCCATCGCGCGCACGGCGCTGCGGCAGGCCTCCTTGGAGACTGCCCACCGGCTGGTCGCGCTCGCCGCAGTCTGCGCCGGCGGCGGCGACCGGACGCCGGGGCGCGGGGCGCTGGACCGGGTTCTGGCGCTGCTGCGCGGCGACGCCGACGTCACCGCGACCCTGGCCGGGGCGCGGATCGAGGCGGACGGCCGCGAGGTCAGGTTCCTGCGCGAGGCTGGGGAGACGGCGCGGGGCGGCCTGTCGCCGGTGGCCTTGCGCGCCGACGAGCCCGCGGTCTGGGACGGCCGGTTCGAACTGACCGCGACGCGCGACGGCCTGGAGGCGCGGGCGCTGGCCGGCCTGTCACGCCGACTGCCGGACGCGCAGCGGCGCGCCCTGGCGGCGCTGCCGGCCCCGGCGCGGCCGGGCCTTCCGGTGGTCGTCGACGCGTCCGGCGCGGTCAGCTGCCCGCTGCTGGCCGACGAAGGCGGGGTGATCGTCCGATCCCTGGTCCAGGACCGCCTGCTGGCCGCCGCCGGCCTGGTCGAGCGCGAGCCCGGCTAGCGCTCCTTAGCGCCCCGCGGCGTGCAGCACGTGCTCGACGCCGCGGACGATCGGATCGGCAAAACGGCGGCCCAGCAGGCTGGCGTGACCGGCGCCCGCCACGTGTTCCACATAGCCGTACCGCGACCCGAGCGCCGGGATCGCCTGGATGGCCTTGAGGCCCGGCGCGCTGCGTTCGGCGCCGGCGGTGACCACCGCCACCGGCATGTTCGCCGGCAGTTCCGCCTCCGCCGCCTGGTCGGAGGTCGCCGGCCAGTAGGCCACCTCTTCCGCCGCCCAGTGCGCATGATCGGCCAGGCCGTAGATCCGCCGCTTCTCCGCCGCCGCCAGGCCGGTCAGACCGATCATGTTGCTGGCCACGGCGGCCACCGGCTTCATCATCCCGAACCGCGCGCCGGCGCTGACCAGGCGCAGCGCCCGGCCATAGCTGCGCACCACCCGCGGGCCGGTGGCGGTCTTCATGATGTCCGGCGTCACCGCGTCCACCAACACCACGCCCACGGCCTTGTCGGGATGGGTGAGCGCGAACAGCCGCACCATCAGCCCGCCCATGGAATGGCCCACCAGCACGAAGGGGCCGGGCTCGTCCAGCTCCCGGACCAGGGCCGCCAAGTCGGCGACGATGGCCCGGCCGTCGCGCGGCTTGGGCCCGGGATCGGAGTGGCCGAGGCCGGCGCGGTCATAGGCGATGCTGCGCAGGCCCTTGGCGGTGAGCCGCGTCTGGACCTCCGCCCAGTCGGCGGCGCAGCCGAAGGCCCCGTGCTCCAGCAGGATGGTCGGCCGGTCGCCCGGAGGGGGACCGGCCTGCACGATCCGCAGGCCGCGGCCGCCGACATCGACCTTCTCGCCCCGATAGGGCGCACGCTGGGGCTGGGACATCGCTTGGGACATCGGGGCTCGGAAATCCGGCTGGAGGGTTACGCGCTGGCCTTCTGGAACGCCTTCGGCCGGCGCGTGCCGCCCTGCCGCGCCAGCATCCAGCCGGGATACTCCGCCGCCAGTTCGCTGGCGTCGTCGAGCCGGGTGATCTCTTCTTCGGTGAGTTGCAGGTCGACGGCGGCCAGGTTGTCGTCCAGCTGTTCCTGGGTCTTGGCGCCGATGATGATGCTCATGACGTGCGGCTTGGCGAGCAGCCAGGCCAGCGCCACGCGGGCCACCGAGACGCCGTGCGCCTCGCCCACCTCGCGCATCACCTCGACGCACTTCCAGGCGCGGTCCTTGTCCACCGGCGGGAAGTCGAAGTTGGTGCGCCGCGCGTCCTGCGGATTGTTCGAACCCGGCCCGAACTTGCCCGACAGCAGGCCGCCGGCCAGCGGCGACCAGACCATGAGCCCGAGGTTCTCGGAGGTCAGCATCGGGACCAGCTCGCGCTCCAGGTCGCGGCCGGCGATGGAGTAGTAGGCCTGCAGGGTCTCGAAGCGGGCGTAGCCCTTGGCCTCGCTGATCCCCAGCGCCTTGGCGATCTTCCAGGCCGTCCAGTTGGACACGCCCACATAGCGGACCAGCCCCTGGCGGGTGAGGTCGTCCAGCGCCCGCAAGGTCTCCTCGATCGGCGTGACCACGTCGTTGCCGTGGATCTGGTAGAGGTCGATGTGGTCGGTCTGCAGCCGCTCCAGGCTCATCTGCACCGAATCCATGATGTGGCCGCGCGAGGCGCCGCGGTCGTTGGGGCCCGGGCCCATCTCGCCGAACACCTTGGTGGCGATCACCACGTCCTTGCGCTTGACCCCGAGGTTCTTCAGCGACTGGCCCAGCAGCCGCTCGGACTCGCCGAAGGAATAGACGTCGGCGGTGTCGATGAAGTTGACCCCGGCCTCCAGCGCGCGGCCGACGATGCCGTCCACCTCGCCCTGCTGCAGGGCGCCGATGGCCCGCCACATCCCGGCGCTTTCGGAGCCGCCGAAGGTCATCGTCCCCAGGCAGATTTCAGACACATAGAGGCCTGTCCGGCCGAGCTGGTGGTACTTCATGCGGCGATCTCCGTGGGGCTCGCCGACATATGGTCAGGCCAAGCCTGACCGTCGAGGGGACGGCGTCGATTTTGGCCGCGATTTATAGGCCGAGCGTGGCGCGCGGGCGCCCGTCCGCGCCGATCGTCACGGTGGCGTTCATCGCCGAGTCGGCGGCGCTGGCGGCGACGTCGGCTTCCTCGCGGGCGGCCATCAGCGCCCGCTTCGACTTGGGGATGTTCGACACATAGGCCACGCGCACGCGCCGGGGCGCCCGCAGCGCGGCCTTCAGCGGCAGGTCCTCGGCGGTCGCGAAGCTGCGGCCGAGGAACAGCTCGGGGTTCAGCGGCCGGTCCTTGGCGTCGTGGATCTCGAAATGCAGGTGGGCGCCGGTGGAGGTGCCGGTCGATCCGGTCCGGCCGACCGCGCTGCCGGCCTTCAGGGCCGCGCCGGGCGCGACCAGCGGATCGAAGGCGGCGAGGTGGCCGTAGAGGGTGGTCAGGCCCTCGGCGTGCTTCAGCTCGACGAACCGGCCGTAGCCCGGGTCCTGGCCGGTGCGCACGACCACGCCGTCGGCGGCCGCGAGGATCGGCTGGCCGGTCGGGGCGGCGATATCGACGCCGGCGTGCAGCCGGCCGTGCTCTTCCCACGGCAGCTGGCGCAGGCCGAAGGGCGAGTCGACCTCATAGCCCGGCAGCGGGCTCTGGAACGCGATCAGCACGGGCGGCGGGGCGACGGGAGCCTGCGGCGCCGGCGCCGCGGCCAGGCGGGCTCGGGGCGGATTGGCGATCTGCGAGGTCTTGGGCAGGGCGGCGTGCGCGGCGGTGATCAGGCCGAGCGCCAGACCGCCGCCCACCGCGGCGTCCACCAGCCAATGTCGCGCGCGCGACTCCCGGGCCAAGCTCGGTTCAGCCATGGGCGAAAGCCTCCCAGCAACTGCTTCGCCCGTAGAGGTCCGCACATCGAGCGGCGGGGCTGCGGCAGGTCCCGTTGATCAACGGATGGTTAACTGGGCGGCCATCTAGGCCAAATTCGGGCGCGACGCACGCCGTTATTCGCCGCCGCGGAACCCCCTTGCTCCGGGTTAGTCGGGTTCCACTAGAACATGAATCGCACGACGCCGCGCACGTCGTACTCCCGGTAGCCGTTGTCGAACACCGCGCCGGCGTCGAAGCTGTAGAGCACCTGCTGGGCTTCGCCCTTGATCCCCAGGCGCGCCACGGCGCCGCCCGACGCCACGGCCTCCGGATCGAGGGTGAAGGCGGTCCCGCCGGTGAAGCGGGCGGTGGTCTTGCCGGAGTCGCCCGACAGCTTGGCCCGCCAGCCGAGCTTCAGTTCGGGTCCCCACCAGGCCTCGTCGCCGAACCGCGCGCCCAGCGCCAGCAGCGCCTCGCCGGTGAGCAGGTCGCCGTTCCGGCTGTCGACCTTCAGGTCGAAGGCCGGGCCGCCGCCGGCCTCCTGGTAGCCATCCTCGGTGAGGCGCAGATAGTCGAGGGAGAGCTCCGGCCGCGCGTAGGCCCAGCCCATCTGCGCCTCATAGGAGGCGCCGGCGTGGACGTCGGCGATCCAGCCGCTCCACTTGCCGCGGGTGGCGAGGTTGAGGTCCGCGGAGCCGAGGCGGCGGTCGCTGTCGAACCGCACATAGCCCAGGCCGGCGCGGGCGTCGGCGTGCAGGCCGCCCGCCTGCAGGCGCCAGTAGAGACCGCCCTCGAAGACGTTAATCGAGATCCGCTCGCCGACCGCCGCGCCCTTGTCCTTGTAGTCGGTGCTGACGAAGCTGCCGCTGACCCCGAGCGCATTGGCCTCGCCGACCAGCTCCAGCCCGGTGGCCAGGCCGAAGCCCTGGGCGCGGAAGCCCTGCGCCTGGTCGCGGTCGCGGTCGACGCGGAACATGATCTCCTGCGCCCACACCCCGGTCTCGCCGATCCCCTGGCGCGCCACCGGCTGGCTGACGGCCTGGGAGATGGCCCCGGATATGGCGTGCGCCGACATCAGCGCGCCGCCTGAATGGTCCGGCAGCATCTGGTCGTAGAGGCCGGCGAACCCGGCCTGGGTCTTCTGCGCCAGGAAGGCGGCCTGCACCGCGCGGTCCTTGTCCAGCGCATTGAACACCGCGCCATAGGCCTCCGCGCCCGAGCGGTTGAGGCCCAGCTCGGCGGCGGTCTTCGGGCGCAGGTCGACCACCAGGGCGTTGGCGGCCGCGTCGGCGCGCAGGCTGGCGGCGTAGAGGTAGGGCGCGCCGGCCAGGGTGGTCGTCAGGGCGCCGGCCTGCAGCGAGCCGGCGCGGATGATCTCGTAGGACCTGGCGCTCTTCAGCAGCGAGGCGAGGCTGAGGTCGACCTGCGCGCCCGTGGCCAGGCTGGCGACGCCGGAGACCTTGAACGCGGTTCCGGTGTTGGCGGCGGGGTCGATGTTCACCGCCAGCACCCCCTTGGCCCCGACGCTCAGCGTGGTCAGCTGGACGGTGTCGGTGTTGGTGACGCTGAGGCGTCCCTCGCGGATGTCCAGCGTCAGCCGGCCGTCGGTGTCGGTGAGCCGGCCCGTGGCGCTGGCGCCCCCGTCGAGGACCAGGGTGTCGGCCCCGGCACCGAAGGCCATGGCGCCCGTCAGCGTCCCGCCCGAGAGCTCCAGCCGGTCGTCGCCGGCGCCGAACAGCACGTCGCCGACGATGGCCGGCTGGCTGGTCGCGGTCGCCTTGATCTGACGCACGACCGCGCCCGAACTGTTGGCCCGCAGGTCCAGCGCCACCGCCTGGCCGACGGCGGTCGAGCCGGTCTTCGGCGTAGAGACGGCGCGGATCACGCCGGTGTTCTCCACCAGGCCGAGCGTCCCCGACAGGTCGACCACCGCGCGGGCGTCCTGCGACCCGCTGGTGAGGACGGCTTTGATGGTCCCGGAGTTGCGCAAGGCGGGCACGACCGCCCCGGCGTTCAGCAGCAGCGCCGTGGCGCTCCCGCCCTGGGCCGTGACGTCGGCTCCATAGGCCTGGGCGCTGATCACACCGGCCTGGTTGTTGATCCCGCCGGCGATGGCGGTGGTCCCCCCGCCGGCCTGGCCGATGCGGATCGCGGTCGCCGCCACCCCGTCGTTGACGCCATGGCCGATGACCTGGCCGCGGATCACCAGGCCAAAGCCGTCGTCGCCGGTCCCCACCGCGCCGATCGCCGTCGCCCGCTCCGAGCCGATGTCGAGCGCCGGCGCGGCGCCGATGGCGGTGAGCACGGCGGTCCCCTCCTGGGCGTCGGGGACGCCGTCCTTGTCCTCGTCGGGATCGGCCGGGTTGGCGTCGGCGGGCGGGCGATCGAGCAGGACGCCCTTGCCGACGTTGCCGGTGATCCGCACCGCCGCGCCGCTCTGCTTGAGATCGTCGGCGTCGAGCTTGGCCCGCGCCGCGTCCGCCAGCCGGTCGGTGTAGCGGTAGCCGGTGGCCGTGAAAGCGTTCTGCAGCCGCACGCCGCCGTCGACGTCGCCCAGCCGCACGGCCGACGCGCCCTCGCCCTGGACGCTGACCGGGCCGGTGACCCGCACGTCGCCGGCCACCGCCGTCGCCGAGATCCCCACCGAGCGGTCGCCGGTCACTGTGACCGCGCCGGCGCTGATCAGATTGCCGGCCAGCCGGGGCTCCACCTGGATCCCCGCGGAGTCGTTGCCTTCGACGGTGATCGCGCCGCCCGCGTCGTTGCGGATGTCGCCGGCGAAGGCCCCCGCTCCCGTGAGCCGGATCCCGAAGCGGCCGGCGCCCTTGGCCAGCGGCCCGTCGAGGTCGCCGTCCTTGTCGGTGTCCTCCGCCGTGTAGTCCTCCACCAGGCTGATCGTGCCGGCGTTGATCACCCCGCCGCCGCCGCTCAGCACGAGGATGCCGGTCGAGCCGTCCAGGTTGTTGAAGCTGATCGTGCCGGCGTTCTTGACGATGTTGGGCGAGTTCAGGGTCACGGCGGCGCCGGCCGCCGCCGGCTTGATCGAGCCCGCCGCCTCGATGGTGAGGTCGTCGGCGTGTCCCGCCGCCGCGGTGGCGGTGGCCACCGGCGCGGTCGTGGCCGTGGAGATCTTGGTTTCGGCCTGCGCGACGCCGGCATTCAGGAGTGGCACGAGGGCCACGGACACGAACAGACGCTTCATCGAAGACCCCCCACACGACGCGCGGGCCCTCGAAAAGCCGTGCCGTTTGGGAAGCACTATGCTAGGCGTGACGAGCGGCTATGCGTTGTGTAATTATAAGTTGCGTAAAAACTGTATTCGTCCGGCGACGGCGCCGCAAGGCCTTTCGCGTGGGCCCGTGGTGTTGAGGAAGAACGAGTCATGCCCAGACCGGCCGCGGATCCCGCCAAGACGGCGCAGACCAAGGTGTTGCGCCAGCAGGCGGGGCGCTGGCTGAAGACCGCGCGGGAGACCGCCGGGATCACCCAGGCCGAACTCGCCGAGCGGGTGGGGCTGCGCTACTACACCTTCGTCAGCCAGGTGGAGAGCGGCCTCGGCCGCCTGCCGATCGAGACGCAGCGGGCCTGGGCCGAGGCCCTGGGCCTCGACCCCCGCGACTTCGCCCAGACCCTGCTGCGCTATTACGAGCCCGAGCTCTACCGGCTGCTGTTCTCCGACCCCGTCGGCCGCGCGGTCGCGCAGGCGTAACCGGTCTCGCGAACGTCCATGGGCGACATCCTTCCCTTCGTGGCCAAGGTGCGCGCCGGCGGTGACTGGACCGCCGGCGAGCGCACGCGCCTGGAGGAGCTGGCCGACCGCTTCGCCGCCGTCGCCAGCAAGGTCGAGGTGGTGTTCGGCGCCACCGACGAGGGCGACCCCTGGTGCGTGGTCAAGGACGAGAACGAGGAGGTGCTGGTCCACGTCGCGCGGATCGACGGCCGCTTCGTGGTCCACTACGCGCTCGACGACGCCCTGAACGAGGGGACCGACCTGCCCGGCGCGCTGGGCGAGCGGCTGAGCTGGGAGGAGGTCCGCGACGACGTGGTGGTGCCGTTCAGCCGCCAGGCGCAGTCGTTCATCGCCCTGCTGGTGGCCGCGGCCTTCTTCTACGAGACCTCGCGCATGGGCGCGCCGGACACCACCCACGAGGCGCATGGCGCCCTCCCCGACCTGTCCGACCCGCCGCCGCCGCTCCCCGATACCCTGGACCTGGGCGGCAAGCGCGACCTGACCGTGCACGGCGCGGTCGTCCTGGCGAGCGCCGCAGACGACCCCGCGCCCTCACCGGGGCCCACCGCCGCCTGGACACCCGAAGCGCCCCTGGCCGAGGCCGCGGCGCTCAATGCGGCGCCGGTGGACGATAACGCTCCGGCTCCGCCGTCGCTGGCCCTGCCCGCCGCCGCCGAGCCCGCGAGCGCGCCGATCGTCCAGCTGGTTTCGGACGTCCCGGCGCCGCACCTGGTCATGGGCACGGCCGGCGACGACCGGCTGACCGGCGGGCCCGGCTCGGACCACCTGGTGGGCGGGGCGGGCGACGACACCCTCTCCGGCGGCGGCGCGGCCCGCGGCGGCGTCGACCTGCTGGAGGGCGGTCCCGGCAACGACCGCATCGAGCTCGGCCCGCAGGTGGTGGCGAGCGGCGGCCCGGGCGCCGACACCTTCGTGGTCGAGGCGCCGGCGCGGATGGGCGACGCCAGCCAGCGGCTCGGCGTGGTGCTGGATTTCCGCGGCGCCGAGGGCGACCGGCTGGTGACCGCCGCCGGCCAGCCGGTGACCGTGGTCGCGGTGACGACGACGAAGGTGGAGGTCTCGGCGACCTTTGGTCCGCCCACCCGCCATCCCGACCAGCCGCCGACGCTGACCGCCCTGGTCGACGCCCGGCAGGTGGAGGTCGACCTCAACGGCGACGGGAAGCCGGACGGCTATGTGGTGCTGGTCGATCCGGCGCCGGGCGCCTCGGCGCATGCATCGGCCGAAAGCCCAGCCGCCACCGACGAGCCGCCGGTGGTGCTGACCGGCCACGCCCTGGACTACGCCCTCTTCGGCTGAGGCCGCTCAGAGGGCCTTGATGATCCCCTCGACCATCTTCTTGGCGTCGCCGAACAGCATCATGGTGTTGT encodes:
- the tilS gene encoding tRNA lysidine(34) synthetase TilS, yielding MLDERLLAAGPRPLAVAFSGGGDSLALLLAAEAWARRHGRELLALTVDHRLQPQSRAWTEACAATAARLGVRFEALAWEGEKPAQGLPAAARAARHRLLAAAARRAGARVILIGHTADDRLEVKAMRQAGSTTPDPRVWSPSPSWPEGRGVFLLRPLIGVRRAAIRRWLSARGEGWIDDPANDDPRFARARARRDLGPDAAPIGAAAPAPLELARHCRAGPSDGLSIARTALRQASLETAHRLVALAAVCAGGGDRTPGRGALDRVLALLRGDADVTATLAGARIEADGREVRFLREAGETARGGLSPVALRADEPAVWDGRFELTATRDGLEARALAGLSRRLPDAQRRALAALPAPARPGLPVVVDASGAVSCPLLADEGGVIVRSLVQDRLLAAAGLVEREPG
- a CDS encoding aldo/keto reductase; translated protein: MKYHQLGRTGLYVSEICLGTMTFGGSESAGMWRAIGALQQGEVDGIVGRALEAGVNFIDTADVYSFGESERLLGQSLKNLGVKRKDVVIATKVFGEMGPGPNDRGASRGHIMDSVQMSLERLQTDHIDLYQIHGNDVVTPIEETLRALDDLTRQGLVRYVGVSNWTAWKIAKALGISEAKGYARFETLQAYYSIAGRDLERELVPMLTSENLGLMVWSPLAGGLLSGKFGPGSNNPQDARRTNFDFPPVDKDRAWKCVEVMREVGEAHGVSVARVALAWLLAKPHVMSIIIGAKTQEQLDDNLAAVDLQLTEEEITRLDDASELAAEYPGWMLARQGGTRRPKAFQKASA
- a CDS encoding autotransporter outer membrane beta-barrel domain-containing protein; translated protein: MKRLFVSVALVPLLNAGVAQAETKISTATTAPVATATAAAGHADDLTIEAAGSIKPAAAGAAVTLNSPNIVKNAGTISFNNLDGSTGILVLSGGGGVINAGTISLVEDYTAEDTDKDGDLDGPLAKGAGRFGIRLTGAGAFAGDIRNDAGGAITVEGNDSAGIQVEPRLAGNLISAGAVTVTGDRSVGISATAVAGDVRVTGPVSVQGEGASAVRLGDVDGGVRLQNAFTATGYRYTDRLADAARAKLDADDLKQSGAAVRITGNVGKGVLLDRPPADANPADPDEDKDGVPDAQEGTAVLTAIGAAPALDIGSERATAIGAVGTGDDGFGLVIRGQVIGHGVNDGVAATAIRIGQAGGGTTAIAGGINNQAGVISAQAYGADVTAQGGSATALLLNAGAVVPALRNSGTIKAVLTSGSQDARAVVDLSGTLGLVENTGVIRAVSTPKTGSTAVGQAVALDLRANSSGAVVRQIKATATSQPAIVGDVLFGAGDDRLELSGGTLTGAMAFGAGADTLVLDGGASATGRLTDTDGRLTLDIREGRLSVTNTDTVQLTTLSVGAKGVLAVNIDPAANTGTAFKVSGVASLATGAQVDLSLASLLKSARSYEIIRAGSLQAGALTTTLAGAPYLYAASLRADAAANALVVDLRPKTAAELGLNRSGAEAYGAVFNALDKDRAVQAAFLAQKTQAGFAGLYDQMLPDHSGGALMSAHAISGAISQAVSQPVARQGIGETGVWAQEIMFRVDRDRDQAQGFRAQGFGLATGLELVGEANALGVSGSFVSTDYKDKGAAVGERISINVFEGGLYWRLQAGGLHADARAGLGYVRFDSDRRLGSADLNLATRGKWSGWIADVHAGASYEAQMGWAYARPELSLDYLRLTEDGYQEAGGGPAFDLKVDSRNGDLLTGEALLALGARFGDEAWWGPELKLGWRAKLSGDSGKTTARFTGGTAFTLDPEAVASGGAVARLGIKGEAQQVLYSFDAGAVFDNGYREYDVRGVVRFMF
- a CDS encoding calcium-binding protein — protein: MGDILPFVAKVRAGGDWTAGERTRLEELADRFAAVASKVEVVFGATDEGDPWCVVKDENEEVLVHVARIDGRFVVHYALDDALNEGTDLPGALGERLSWEEVRDDVVVPFSRQAQSFIALLVAAAFFYETSRMGAPDTTHEAHGALPDLSDPPPPLPDTLDLGGKRDLTVHGAVVLASAADDPAPSPGPTAAWTPEAPLAEAAALNAAPVDDNAPAPPSLALPAAAEPASAPIVQLVSDVPAPHLVMGTAGDDRLTGGPGSDHLVGGAGDDTLSGGGAARGGVDLLEGGPGNDRIELGPQVVASGGPGADTFVVEAPARMGDASQRLGVVLDFRGAEGDRLVTAAGQPVTVVAVTTTKVEVSATFGPPTRHPDQPPTLTALVDARQVEVDLNGDGKPDGYVVLVDPAPGASAHASAESPAATDEPPVVLTGHALDYALFG
- a CDS encoding alpha/beta fold hydrolase; the protein is MSQAMSQPQRAPYRGEKVDVGGRGLRIVQAGPPPGDRPTILLEHGAFGCAADWAEVQTRLTAKGLRSIAYDRAGLGHSDPGPKPRDGRAIVADLAALVRELDEPGPFVLVGHSMGGLMVRLFALTHPDKAVGVVLVDAVTPDIMKTATGPRVVRSYGRALRLVSAGARFGMMKPVAAVASNMIGLTGLAAAEKRRIYGLADHAHWAAEEVAYWPATSDQAAEAELPANMPVAVVTAGAERSAPGLKAIQAIPALGSRYGYVEHVAGAGHASLLGRRFADPIVRGVEHVLHAAGR
- a CDS encoding helix-turn-helix domain-containing protein — translated: MPRPAADPAKTAQTKVLRQQAGRWLKTARETAGITQAELAERVGLRYYTFVSQVESGLGRLPIETQRAWAEALGLDPRDFAQTLLRYYEPELYRLLFSDPVGRAVAQA
- a CDS encoding M23 family metallopeptidase — protein: MAEPSLARESRARHWLVDAAVGGGLALGLITAAHAALPKTSQIANPPRARLAAAPAPQAPVAPPPVLIAFQSPLPGYEVDSPFGLRQLPWEEHGRLHAGVDIAAPTGQPILAAADGVVVRTGQDPGYGRFVELKHAEGLTTLYGHLAAFDPLVAPGAALKAGSAVGRTGSTGTSTGAHLHFEIHDAKDRPLNPELFLGRSFATAEDLPLKAALRAPRRVRVAYVSNIPKSKRALMAAREEADVAASAADSAMNATVTIGADGRPRATLGL